The following coding sequences are from one Streptomyces sp. NBC_00536 window:
- a CDS encoding sphingomyelin phosphodiesterase, translated as MHAPRSAPALTAFAAAAALLGGTVLLQGAAAHAAPATATAAATAPTLSVFAWNVDMGTAVVDSTQKEKAAERTPVVESIIRQHSADVVILDELFNHTSTTDISDKLADLYPYRTPVVGQSCSGGGWNGVSGNCSSSWFVINGGTMILSKYPITAQYAHIYDGSTSGTWDYNANKGAALAQIDKNGTKAWVVGTHLQADQSNTSTDTTQATRLGQLGEIRHWVDGIVGSSAPVLIGGDLNVEYTHGQSRGDFANAQSAVGGSLGTPALGATPSTMDCTVSAWCRYMADVETFPKDYQDNLDYLGYLNAPGRPTPAALPTVKADFDPQTGWTPGQLDTRSPSDHYPVEATFQLG; from the coding sequence ATGCACGCGCCCCGATCCGCCCCCGCACTCACCGCTTTCGCCGCTGCGGCCGCACTCCTCGGGGGGACCGTCCTGCTCCAGGGCGCGGCCGCCCACGCGGCGCCCGCTACGGCAACCGCGGCAGCCACGGCTCCGACCCTCTCGGTCTTCGCGTGGAACGTGGACATGGGCACGGCGGTCGTCGACTCCACGCAGAAGGAGAAGGCGGCCGAGCGCACCCCGGTGGTCGAATCGATCATCCGTCAGCACAGCGCGGACGTCGTGATCCTGGACGAGCTGTTCAACCACACCTCCACCACCGACATCTCCGACAAGCTCGCCGACCTCTACCCGTACCGCACCCCGGTGGTCGGCCAGTCGTGTTCGGGCGGCGGCTGGAACGGGGTCAGCGGCAACTGCTCCAGCTCCTGGTTCGTGATCAACGGCGGGACGATGATCCTGTCCAAGTACCCCATCACCGCCCAGTACGCGCACATCTACGACGGCTCCACCTCCGGCACCTGGGACTACAACGCCAACAAGGGCGCCGCACTCGCCCAGATCGACAAGAACGGCACCAAGGCCTGGGTGGTCGGAACCCATCTCCAGGCCGACCAGTCCAACACCTCCACCGACACCACCCAGGCCACCCGCCTGGGCCAGCTCGGCGAGATACGCCACTGGGTGGACGGGATCGTGGGCTCGTCGGCGCCGGTCCTCATCGGCGGCGACCTCAACGTCGAGTACACGCACGGCCAGTCGCGCGGCGACTTCGCCAACGCCCAGTCCGCCGTGGGCGGTTCGCTCGGCACCCCGGCCCTCGGCGCCACGCCGTCCACCATGGACTGCACGGTCTCGGCGTGGTGCCGGTACATGGCCGACGTCGAGACCTTCCCCAAGGACTACCAGGACAACCTGGACTACCTCGGCTACCTCAACGCCCCCGGCCGCCCCACCCCGGCGGCGCTGCCCACCGTCAAGGCCGACTTCGACCCGCAGACGGGCTGGACGCCGGGACAGCTGGACACCCGCTCGCCCAGCGACCACTACCCGGTCGAGGCGACCTTCCAGCTCGGCTGA
- a CDS encoding S8 family serine peptidase, producing MVNNPRSTRRLLAVAVTTVALAGTLSAMPGTATAQSPDPNQRVIVELSGDAAVAAAPGGSLTSLAAGTTSAVGDAKRALATRQDAFVGTVREAGLHPASPRKLGLLVNAVAMTVPASETARLTALPGVTAVRPDTRMQVRTDASVPLTGAPEVWKREDPAGVKATGKGTVVAVLDSGVDYGHPDLGGGFGKGHKVVGGFDFANGDDDPMDDNGHGTHVAGIIAGKAATKGGVTGMAPDASLLAYKVIGADGSGYTSDIIAGIEAAADPANPHRADVINMSLGGPGDGTDPLGRAATAAVRAGVVVVAAAGNDGPGSGTVNTPASADGVIAVGASTSGLRMPSAYLAGKEPELIQTYRGILSANPPREPVTAPLVDVGAGTAEDWKRVGDVRGKILRADILVPPSTEVLSGSDIDWAREAEKRGALAVLGGRPENSGPVLAATPGTVEVPATPARPDLTRTAASGDSLRMDRLVVMGIDTTQYAQLSRELAAGKVSVTLRGTDSTDEIASFSSRGPGTGFGLKPDLVAPGVEIRSTIPTSMYAPGVYRMSGTSMASPHVAGAAALLRQLRPDQNPDGIRSALVGTAKQLAGTGPTVQGNGRLDVAAAASAVLSASPTAVSFGLADLTDKAVGAAATVRLANPGKEPLTVTLTSTGPTTVSPAKAAIPAGGSATVTVTLRADRPATDTEISGRITATPEHGPALRVPYLLVARHLVVQASPDPSDGRSTVHVASPAALKAPPEITVTPPHGKAFTLPTTMNGAGYYQADVTGKAAGAYQLAVRATTADGRRITGAGAFEVTPADSRGDRWEPIGPNSEAGHLALSPARPKQAVVTQFRKAAPWLTTDGGANWRQVGRLPIADGNGTGSVVIDARRPDRWWYAVNTAADPTRRGTILRTDDNGRTWRGLDVPDAHIDAFVADEQTRTLAALAGGTLLVSTDAGDSWATYPTGVTGAVRDATLVGDTLYLATFDGVWRIDGVGKGDPGTAHLVLDEPVNTLRGLAADSTVVAAYVPGTGIRGSYDKGRTWTTLLPLPEGGNGLSASGGDLYLRALFGAGQVSRDHGRTWKPVPAPSKAAIAMDYDRWADGSVTVSSEQDGLYRGSADGAGYRRIGVQGLTTLALAASGDQLLAGTVSGTYRTAIPVAGPEWGQSGAEGRTGRLTSHIAVSPKDTKVVWQVRRTATGLFEVSRSGDAGRTWQVKGTSSEIPTSILVHPADPDRVAISFRSILGDGLFSTTDGGRTWKNLFHERSFDAMAGDPRNPRRLWLGNSSGLYRSDDGGVTKTKVAEGPVSALVMDGRRLVVGGSSVRVSTDDGKTFAAADTGPLAVHVSDLLRVGGALYAATTGSTASGLVQGGRGVLRSTDNGLTWENVSNGLQNTDTTKLAAAPDGRTLYVGTVDGGVHRLKLRR from the coding sequence ATGGTCAACAACCCACGAAGTACCCGACGCCTGCTGGCGGTTGCGGTCACCACCGTCGCGCTGGCCGGGACGCTCAGCGCGATGCCCGGCACCGCGACCGCGCAGTCACCCGACCCGAACCAGCGGGTCATCGTCGAACTGTCCGGGGACGCCGCCGTCGCGGCGGCCCCCGGCGGCTCGCTCACCTCCCTGGCCGCCGGCACCACCTCCGCCGTCGGCGACGCCAAGCGGGCCCTGGCGACACGGCAGGACGCCTTCGTGGGGACGGTGCGGGAAGCCGGACTGCACCCCGCCTCACCCCGCAAACTCGGCCTGCTCGTCAACGCCGTGGCGATGACGGTGCCCGCCTCCGAGACGGCGCGGCTGACCGCGCTGCCGGGCGTCACCGCCGTCCGGCCCGACACCCGGATGCAGGTGCGTACGGACGCCAGCGTGCCGCTCACCGGCGCGCCCGAGGTCTGGAAGCGCGAGGACCCGGCCGGGGTGAAGGCCACCGGCAAGGGCACCGTCGTGGCGGTCCTGGACAGCGGCGTGGACTACGGCCACCCCGACCTGGGCGGCGGCTTCGGCAAGGGCCACAAGGTCGTCGGCGGCTTCGACTTCGCCAATGGCGACGACGACCCGATGGACGACAACGGTCACGGCACCCACGTCGCGGGCATCATCGCGGGCAAGGCGGCCACGAAGGGAGGAGTCACCGGCATGGCGCCCGACGCGAGCCTGCTGGCCTACAAGGTCATCGGCGCCGACGGCAGCGGCTACACCTCCGACATCATCGCCGGCATCGAGGCGGCGGCCGACCCGGCCAACCCCCACCGGGCCGACGTCATCAACATGAGCCTCGGCGGCCCCGGTGACGGCACCGACCCGCTGGGCCGCGCGGCGACCGCCGCCGTACGGGCCGGAGTGGTCGTCGTCGCGGCGGCGGGCAACGACGGGCCCGGCAGCGGCACCGTCAACACCCCGGCGTCGGCCGACGGCGTCATCGCGGTCGGCGCCTCCACCAGCGGGCTGCGGATGCCCAGCGCGTACCTGGCGGGCAAGGAGCCCGAACTGATCCAGACCTACCGGGGCATCCTGTCCGCGAACCCGCCCCGGGAACCGGTCACCGCGCCGCTCGTGGACGTCGGCGCGGGCACCGCCGAGGACTGGAAGCGGGTCGGTGACGTACGCGGCAAGATCCTGCGCGCCGACATCCTCGTCCCGCCGAGTACGGAGGTTCTGAGCGGGAGCGACATCGACTGGGCACGCGAGGCCGAGAAGCGCGGCGCGCTCGCCGTGCTCGGCGGCCGTCCGGAAAACAGCGGACCCGTGCTCGCCGCCACCCCGGGAACGGTCGAGGTCCCGGCGACCCCCGCCCGCCCCGACCTCACCCGGACCGCCGCCTCCGGCGACTCGTTGCGCATGGACCGCCTGGTCGTCATGGGCATCGACACGACCCAGTACGCCCAGCTGAGCCGTGAACTGGCCGCCGGCAAGGTGTCCGTCACCCTGCGCGGCACCGACTCCACCGACGAGATCGCCTCGTTCTCGTCGCGCGGACCCGGCACCGGCTTCGGCCTCAAGCCCGACCTGGTCGCACCCGGTGTGGAGATCCGCTCCACGATCCCCACCTCGATGTACGCACCCGGCGTCTACCGCATGTCGGGCACCTCGATGGCGAGCCCGCACGTCGCCGGAGCCGCCGCCCTGCTGCGCCAACTGCGCCCGGACCAGAACCCCGACGGGATCAGGTCCGCCCTGGTCGGCACCGCGAAGCAGCTCGCCGGCACCGGACCCACCGTCCAGGGCAACGGACGGCTCGACGTGGCCGCCGCGGCCTCGGCCGTCCTCAGCGCCTCCCCGACGGCCGTGTCGTTCGGCCTCGCCGACCTGACGGACAAGGCCGTCGGCGCCGCCGCGACGGTACGCCTGGCCAACCCCGGCAAAGAACCGCTGACCGTCACCCTCACCAGTACCGGGCCCACCACCGTGTCCCCGGCGAAGGCCGCCATCCCCGCCGGGGGATCCGCGACCGTCACCGTCACCCTGCGCGCCGACCGCCCGGCCACCGACACGGAGATCAGCGGCCGGATCACGGCCACCCCCGAGCACGGCCCGGCCCTGCGGGTTCCGTACCTGCTCGTCGCCCGGCACCTGGTCGTCCAGGCGTCCCCCGACCCGAGCGACGGCCGCTCCACCGTGCACGTCGCCTCCCCGGCCGCCCTGAAGGCGCCGCCGGAGATCACGGTCACCCCGCCGCACGGCAAGGCCTTCACACTGCCCACCACCATGAACGGCGCCGGCTACTACCAGGCCGACGTGACCGGGAAGGCGGCCGGCGCCTACCAACTGGCCGTACGGGCCACGACCGCTGACGGCCGGCGGATCACCGGAGCCGGCGCCTTCGAGGTCACCCCCGCCGACAGCCGCGGCGACCGCTGGGAGCCCATCGGCCCGAACAGCGAGGCCGGCCACCTCGCGCTCTCGCCCGCCCGGCCGAAGCAGGCCGTCGTCACCCAGTTCCGCAAGGCCGCCCCCTGGCTGACCACCGACGGCGGCGCCAACTGGCGCCAGGTGGGCAGGCTGCCGATCGCCGACGGCAACGGCACCGGATCGGTCGTGATCGACGCCCGCCGCCCCGACCGCTGGTGGTACGCCGTGAACACGGCCGCCGACCCCACCCGCCGGGGCACGATCCTGCGCACCGACGACAACGGCCGCACCTGGCGGGGGCTCGACGTGCCCGACGCGCACATCGACGCGTTCGTCGCGGACGAGCAGACCCGTACCCTCGCCGCGCTGGCCGGCGGCACGCTGCTGGTCAGCACCGACGCGGGCGACAGCTGGGCGACGTACCCCACCGGAGTGACCGGCGCCGTCCGCGACGCCACCCTCGTCGGCGACACCCTGTACCTGGCGACCTTCGACGGCGTCTGGCGGATCGACGGCGTCGGCAAGGGCGACCCCGGTACGGCGCACCTCGTCCTCGACGAGCCGGTGAACACCCTCCGCGGCCTGGCGGCCGACTCCACCGTCGTGGCGGCCTACGTCCCCGGTACGGGCATCCGCGGCTCCTACGACAAGGGCCGCACCTGGACCACCCTGCTGCCCCTGCCCGAGGGCGGCAACGGACTGTCCGCCTCCGGCGGCGACCTGTACCTGCGCGCCCTGTTCGGCGCCGGGCAGGTGAGCCGCGACCACGGCAGGACCTGGAAGCCCGTGCCCGCCCCCTCGAAGGCCGCCATCGCGATGGACTACGACCGCTGGGCCGACGGCTCGGTGACCGTGTCCAGCGAACAGGACGGCCTGTACCGCGGCTCGGCCGACGGCGCCGGCTACCGCAGGATCGGCGTCCAGGGCCTGACCACCTTGGCCCTCGCGGCCAGCGGAGACCAACTGCTCGCCGGAACCGTGAGCGGCACCTACCGCACCGCGATCCCCGTCGCCGGCCCCGAGTGGGGCCAGTCCGGGGCGGAGGGCAGGACCGGTCGTCTCACCTCGCACATCGCCGTCTCGCCCAAGGACACCAAGGTGGTGTGGCAGGTCCGGCGCACCGCGACCGGCCTCTTCGAGGTCTCCCGCAGTGGTGACGCCGGCCGGACCTGGCAGGTGAAGGGCACGTCGTCGGAGATACCGACGTCGATCCTGGTCCACCCGGCCGACCCGGACCGGGTGGCCATCAGCTTCAGGAGCATCCTCGGCGACGGGCTGTTCTCGACGACCGACGGCGGCAGGACATGGAAGAACCTCTTCCACGAGAGGTCCTTCGACGCCATGGCCGGTGACCCCCGGAATCCGCGGCGCCTCTGGCTCGGCAACTCCTCGGGTCTCTACCGCTCGGACGACGGCGGCGTCACCAAGACCAAGGTGGCCGAGGGCCCCGTCTCCGCGCTCGTGATGGACGGCCGACGCCTGGTCGTCGGCGGTTCGTCGGTCCGGGTCAGCACCGATGACGGCAAGACCTTCGCCGCCGCCGACACCGGCCCGCTCGCGGTCCACGTCTCGGACCTGCTGCGGGTCGGCGGAGCGCTCTACGCAGCTACCACCGGCTCGACCGCGTCCGGACTCGTCCAGGGCGGCCGGGGCGTACTGCGCAGCACCGACAACGGCCTGACGTGGGAGAACGTCTCGAACGGCCTGCAGAACACCGACACCACCAAACTGGCCGCCGCCCCCGACGGCCGCACGCTCTACGTCGGCACGGTCGACGGCGGGGTACACCGCCTGAAGCTGCGCCGCTGA
- a CDS encoding helix-turn-helix domain-containing protein — translation MTNDLTAAGIDPFDESVYRAVLTRRTAVPTELAADLGCSPLRASRALDRLHDHGLVGRLAGVRRRYAAIEPGAAVESLVRTRAAELDRVRTAAGELSRLFAAAQSGTAGEDEVEITTGREALGRWFVRLQQEAREDVMTLDRPPYALTTSNPVESTALGRGVRYRAVYAPEALEWPGVLQDIRGLVRHGEQARVMPGLRIKLAIADRRLALMPLSLDLDGVRAAVIRPSTLLDALTDYWELCWKQALPLDVPAEDPLGEEDRLVLTLLVSGLKDEAIARQLGWSVRTMRRRMSRLHELLGAVNRFQAGVVAARRGWI, via the coding sequence ATGACGAACGATCTCACCGCCGCAGGCATCGATCCGTTCGACGAGAGCGTCTACCGGGCCGTGCTGACCCGGCGCACGGCGGTCCCGACCGAGCTCGCCGCCGACCTCGGCTGCTCCCCCCTCCGCGCCTCCAGGGCGCTGGACCGGCTGCACGACCACGGCCTCGTCGGGCGGCTCGCGGGCGTCCGGCGCCGGTACGCGGCGATCGAGCCGGGAGCCGCGGTGGAGTCCCTGGTGCGGACCAGGGCCGCGGAGCTGGACCGGGTCCGTACGGCGGCGGGCGAGCTGTCCCGCCTCTTCGCGGCGGCCCAGTCCGGCACCGCCGGGGAGGACGAGGTGGAGATCACCACCGGCCGCGAGGCGCTCGGCCGCTGGTTCGTCCGCCTCCAGCAGGAGGCGCGCGAGGACGTCATGACGCTGGACCGGCCGCCGTACGCGCTCACCACCTCCAACCCGGTGGAGAGCACGGCGCTGGGGCGCGGTGTGCGCTACCGCGCGGTCTACGCCCCCGAGGCGCTGGAGTGGCCGGGGGTGCTCCAGGACATCCGCGGACTCGTGCGCCATGGCGAGCAGGCCCGGGTGATGCCGGGCCTGCGGATCAAACTGGCCATCGCGGACCGCCGGCTGGCCCTGATGCCGCTCTCCCTGGACCTCGACGGCGTACGCGCCGCGGTCATCCGCCCCTCCACCCTGCTGGACGCCCTCACCGACTACTGGGAGCTGTGCTGGAAACAGGCCCTGCCGCTCGACGTCCCCGCCGAGGACCCGCTGGGCGAGGAGGATCGCCTCGTACTCACCCTGCTGGTCAGCGGCCTCAAGGACGAAGCCATAGCCCGCCAGCTCGGCTGGTCGGTCCGCACCATGCGCCGGCGCATGAGCCGCCTGCACGAACTCCTGGGCGCGGTCAACCGCTTCCAGGCCGGCGTCGTCGCGGCCCGCCGCGGCTGGATCTGA
- a CDS encoding DUF6463 family protein — protein sequence MSIGTARLETAPAGGTTPAGGTTRAHTLTLWAGRSAVSIGGLHIAFFAVKARPQWAGWLSGELHGVTDPDLHAEAVRLFWALPGGFAVPLILLGLLLARMARTGQEVPRYVGWVLAGWVALDGWILAPSGFPLGLVPAALLILASRARRS from the coding sequence ATGAGTATCGGAACTGCACGTCTCGAAACTGCTCCCGCGGGCGGCACCACTCCCGCCGGCGGCACCACTCGCGCCCACACCCTGACCCTGTGGGCAGGGCGCAGCGCGGTGTCCATCGGCGGCCTCCACATCGCCTTCTTCGCCGTCAAGGCCCGCCCCCAATGGGCCGGTTGGCTGTCGGGCGAACTGCACGGCGTCACCGACCCCGACCTCCACGCCGAGGCGGTGCGGCTGTTCTGGGCGCTGCCCGGAGGGTTCGCCGTGCCGCTGATCCTGCTCGGCCTGCTGCTGGCGCGGATGGCCCGCACCGGCCAGGAGGTCCCGCGCTACGTGGGCTGGGTCCTGGCGGGCTGGGTGGCGCTGGACGGGTGGATTCTGGCGCCGTCCGGGTTCCCGCTGGGCCTGGTCCCGGCCGCGCTGCTCATCCTCGCGTCCAGGGCCCGGCGGTCGTGA
- a CDS encoding TetR-like C-terminal domain-containing protein gives MQPPKQPTGRPRETRVDDAIRDAVRELVPRVGYAGLTMDAIAAKAGIGKAAIYRRHASRGELVFSVLVHGRETRPLPDTGTLTGDLTALANLILGIFSDPVTAAATPGLFADLKQQPDIAARFQETFIAEERAQIAALLERAHRRGELATPADPAWVHTAVLGTAYAWVFLFAQPPTPALASRIATLAEAAARGTGLPGEPGID, from the coding sequence ATGCAGCCTCCGAAGCAACCCACCGGCCGTCCGCGCGAGACCCGCGTGGACGACGCGATCCGCGACGCGGTACGCGAGTTGGTGCCGCGCGTGGGATACGCCGGCCTGACCATGGACGCCATCGCCGCCAAGGCGGGCATCGGCAAAGCGGCCATCTACCGCCGGCACGCCTCACGCGGCGAACTCGTCTTCTCGGTCCTCGTCCACGGGCGGGAAACGCGGCCCCTGCCCGACACGGGAACGCTCACCGGCGACCTCACCGCGCTCGCGAACCTGATCCTGGGGATCTTCTCCGACCCGGTGACCGCCGCGGCCACCCCCGGGCTCTTCGCGGATCTGAAGCAGCAGCCCGACATCGCCGCGCGGTTCCAGGAGACCTTCATCGCCGAAGAACGCGCACAGATCGCCGCCTTGCTGGAACGCGCCCACCGACGGGGCGAACTGGCCACACCGGCAGACCCCGCATGGGTGCACACCGCCGTACTCGGCACCGCGTACGCCTGGGTGTTCCTCTTCGCCCAGCCGCCCACCCCCGCCCTCGCTTCGCGCATCGCCACGCTCGCCGAGGCGGCCGCCCGGGGCACGGGACTCCCGGGGGAGCCCGGAATCGACTGA
- the melC1 gene encoding apotyrosinase chaperone MelC1 — protein sequence MKKITRRQALGMTAGAATAIGLTTACSSSSAGKPAAGPAADASAPGAPGASGVSKTITPIDEVYQGRRIQISLATGGHHDGGHHMPAMPSVRIDGNELHLMPNADGSWITVVNHYETFADPITAARAAVRDLQGAVLVPLGPNGDPA from the coding sequence ATGAAGAAGATCACCCGCCGGCAGGCCCTGGGCATGACCGCCGGCGCAGCCACTGCCATCGGACTGACGACCGCCTGCTCGTCCTCGTCGGCCGGCAAACCCGCCGCCGGCCCGGCGGCCGACGCGTCCGCCCCGGGCGCTCCAGGCGCCTCGGGCGTGTCCAAAACCATCACCCCCATCGACGAGGTCTACCAGGGCCGCCGGATCCAGATATCGCTCGCCACCGGCGGTCACCACGACGGCGGCCACCACATGCCCGCCATGCCCTCCGTGCGCATCGACGGCAACGAGCTGCACCTCATGCCCAATGCCGACGGCAGCTGGATCACCGTGGTCAACCACTACGAGACGTTCGCCGACCCCATCACGGCCGCCCGGGCCGCCGTCCGCGACCTCCAGGGCGCCGTCCTCGTCCCGCTCGGCCCCAATGGAGATCCGGCATGA
- the melC2 gene encoding tyrosinase MelC2: MTVIRKNQAALTPAEKRAFTNALLELKRNGTYDRFVSAHNAFLMNDSDFGKRVGHRSPSFLPWHRRFLLDFEAELQRVDPKVSIPYWDWTVDRTPGSSLWAADFLGGTARARDGQVLDGPFAYAGGKWAITVGVDRRTYLRRALGAGGTQLPTKAEVNAVLNMAEYDTAPWNSASNGFRNNLEGWRGSNLHNRVHVWVGGQMASAASPNEPVFWLHHAFIDMLWAEWQNRHPKSTYLPATPTPDVVDLHGTMRPWNNVTPADMLDHRKFYTFDTEQAGARQ, translated from the coding sequence ATGACCGTCATCCGCAAGAACCAGGCCGCGCTCACTCCCGCCGAGAAGCGCGCCTTCACCAACGCGCTGCTCGAACTCAAGCGCAACGGCACCTACGACCGCTTCGTCAGTGCCCACAACGCTTTCCTGATGAACGACAGCGACTTCGGCAAGCGGGTCGGCCACCGCTCCCCTTCCTTCCTGCCCTGGCACCGCCGTTTCCTGCTCGACTTCGAGGCGGAGCTGCAGCGCGTGGACCCGAAGGTCTCGATCCCGTACTGGGACTGGACCGTCGACCGCACGCCCGGCTCCTCCCTGTGGGCCGCCGACTTCCTCGGCGGCACGGCGAGGGCCCGGGACGGCCAGGTGCTCGACGGGCCCTTCGCCTACGCGGGCGGCAAGTGGGCCATCACCGTAGGGGTGGACCGGCGCACGTACCTGCGGCGCGCGCTCGGCGCGGGCGGGACCCAGCTGCCGACCAAGGCCGAGGTCAACGCCGTACTGAACATGGCGGAGTACGACACGGCTCCCTGGAACAGCGCGTCCAACGGCTTCCGCAACAACCTGGAGGGCTGGCGCGGCTCCAACCTCCACAACCGGGTCCACGTGTGGGTGGGCGGTCAGATGGCCAGTGCGGCGTCTCCCAACGAGCCGGTGTTCTGGCTGCACCACGCCTTCATCGACATGCTGTGGGCCGAGTGGCAGAACCGGCACCCCAAGTCCACGTACCTGCCCGCCACCCCGACGCCGGACGTGGTCGACCTGCACGGCACCATGCGGCCGTGGAACAACGTGACGCCGGCCGACATGCTGGACCACCGCAAGTTCTACACCTTCGACACCGAACAGGCGGGCGCCCGCCAGTAG
- a CDS encoding SulP family inorganic anion transporter, protein MGRSPRRDLLAGLTVAIVALPLALGFGVSSGLGAEAGLATAVVAGALAAVFGGSNLQVSGPTGAMTVVLVPIVARYGPGGVLTVGLMAGVLLICLALLRAGQYMRYVPAPVVEGFTLGIACVIGLQQIPGALGVAKPEGEQVLLVAWRALVAFTAFPNWTAIGLSAGVAAVMLAGARWKPTVPFSVVAVIAATVIVQVFHLGAAAPIGDLPSGLPAPSLAFLDLSALGSLLAPAVAVAALAALESLLSATVADGMTVGQRHDPDRELFGQGIANLAAPLFGGVPATAAIARTAVNVRTGATSRLAALTHAAVLAVIVFAAAPLVSKIPLAALAGVLLATAIRMVEVGSLRAMAKATRSDAVVLVLTAAATLLLDLVYAVIIGLVVAGALALKAVASQARMEQVDFRPDLPGEHSEEEHALLAEHIVAYRIDGPLFFAGAHRFLLELSEVADVKVVILRMSRVTTLDATGALVLKDAVQKLNRRGIAVMTSGIRPGQRRALDAVGALDLLRQEEREYATTPEAIAGARKHLEQAGLLPRTHHRPHLQPHPRTHRIRKAAR, encoded by the coding sequence ATGGGCCGCAGCCCCCGCCGGGACCTCCTGGCCGGGCTCACCGTGGCGATCGTCGCCCTTCCCCTCGCGCTCGGTTTCGGGGTGTCCTCCGGGCTGGGGGCGGAAGCGGGGCTGGCGACCGCCGTGGTCGCCGGCGCGCTCGCCGCCGTGTTCGGCGGGTCGAACCTCCAGGTGTCCGGGCCGACCGGTGCGATGACCGTGGTCCTGGTCCCGATCGTTGCCCGGTACGGGCCCGGCGGCGTCCTGACGGTCGGGCTGATGGCCGGTGTGCTGCTGATCTGTCTCGCCCTGCTGCGGGCGGGACAGTACATGCGGTACGTGCCGGCGCCGGTGGTGGAGGGCTTCACCCTCGGCATCGCGTGCGTGATCGGCCTCCAGCAGATCCCGGGCGCGCTCGGGGTGGCCAAGCCGGAGGGCGAACAGGTTCTGCTCGTGGCCTGGCGTGCACTCGTGGCCTTCACGGCATTCCCGAACTGGACCGCGATCGGTCTTTCGGCCGGTGTCGCGGCGGTCATGCTGGCAGGGGCCCGGTGGAAGCCGACGGTCCCCTTCTCCGTCGTCGCGGTGATCGCCGCGACCGTGATCGTGCAGGTGTTCCACCTGGGCGCGGCGGCCCCGATCGGAGACCTCCCTTCCGGCCTGCCCGCCCCTTCCCTCGCCTTCCTCGACCTGTCCGCCCTCGGCTCGCTGCTCGCCCCGGCCGTGGCGGTGGCCGCACTGGCCGCGCTGGAGTCCCTGCTGTCGGCGACCGTCGCGGACGGGATGACGGTGGGGCAGCGGCACGACCCGGACAGGGAGCTGTTCGGGCAGGGCATCGCCAACCTGGCGGCCCCGCTGTTCGGCGGCGTCCCGGCGACGGCCGCGATAGCGCGGACCGCGGTCAACGTCCGTACCGGCGCCACCTCCCGACTGGCCGCGCTCACGCACGCCGCCGTGCTCGCGGTGATCGTGTTCGCCGCGGCCCCCCTCGTCTCGAAGATCCCACTGGCCGCGCTCGCCGGCGTGCTGCTGGCGACGGCGATCCGCATGGTGGAGGTCGGCTCGCTGCGGGCGATGGCCAAGGCGACGCGCTCGGACGCCGTCGTACTCGTCCTGACCGCCGCCGCCACCCTGCTCCTCGACCTCGTCTACGCGGTGATCATCGGCCTCGTCGTCGCCGGAGCCCTCGCCCTGAAGGCGGTCGCGAGCCAGGCGCGCATGGAGCAGGTGGACTTCCGTCCGGACCTGCCCGGCGAGCACAGCGAGGAGGAACACGCCCTGCTGGCGGAGCACATCGTCGCCTATCGCATCGACGGCCCCCTCTTCTTCGCCGGCGCCCACCGCTTCCTCCTGGAACTCTCCGAGGTCGCCGACGTCAAGGTGGTGATCCTGCGCATGTCCAGGGTGACCACCCTGGACGCCACCGGCGCGCTCGTCCTCAAGGACGCCGTTCAGAAGCTGAACCGGCGCGGCATCGCCGTCATGACCTCCGGCATCCGGCCCGGCCAGCGCCGGGCCCTGGACGCGGTCGGCGCGCTGGACCTGCTGCGCCAGGAGGAACGTGAATACGCCACCACCCCCGAAGCCATCGCCGGGGCCCGCAAACACCTGGAGCAGGCGGGACTGCTGCCCCGGACACATCACCGACCACATCTCCAGCCGCATCCCCGAACGCACCGCATCCGGAAGGCCGCACGATGA
- a CDS encoding pyridoxamine 5'-phosphate oxidase family protein, with product MTVPADRHLIEVSGTEALWLLEGSSQGRLVYVQREIAMVRPATHVMEFGRLIVRVPVQSTAVLGRSPLTYQVDEINSPAGTGWTVTVHGPADVIGDPTEAAHHRRTLAGWTHGPHDTLLRLHPQQVSGFRLARTVSGAGR from the coding sequence ATGACCGTCCCCGCCGACCGCCACCTCATCGAGGTCTCCGGCACCGAGGCCCTGTGGCTCCTCGAAGGCTCCAGCCAAGGCCGCCTCGTCTACGTCCAGCGGGAGATCGCGATGGTCCGCCCCGCCACGCACGTGATGGAGTTCGGGCGCCTGATCGTGCGCGTACCCGTTCAGTCCACGGCCGTGCTGGGCCGCTCCCCGCTGACCTACCAGGTCGACGAGATCAACAGCCCGGCGGGAACCGGCTGGACGGTCACCGTCCACGGCCCGGCCGACGTCATCGGCGATCCCACAGAGGCCGCCCACCACCGGCGCACCCTCGCGGGCTGGACCCACGGCCCGCACGACACCCTGCTCCGGCTGCACCCGCAACAGGTGTCCGGGTTCCGCCTGGCCCGCACGGTTTCGGGGGCGGGCCGGTGA